The following are encoded in a window of Salinibacter ruber DSM 13855 genomic DNA:
- a CDS encoding NHL repeat-containing protein — protein sequence MRCRHLLCAGLAALLLWGGGGAWATGSAWAQGTDRVAGTVLAQFEEARALAVDPRERLYVADAGRSVVGIFEADGTRRAVLGGAGTRPGTFDTPSAIDPTNGQVLLVADTYNGRVQRLSTEGQYLESLPVGQTGRRAAGEWAFQDGGGGASVQGDGRPIGVARDDEGAVFVLDSRNRQVWKWSDVGQAQAVVSGRGGRLQDPVALALGPDRRLYVADAGREAVLIYDAVGTFRRRVPGLAPAAVQALAVHRGRLWVVCPRRVLVWDRAVGVVAEHTVDLGEPLVDVAVYQDRAYLLTETRLLRRPAW from the coding sequence ATGCGTTGCCGCCATCTGCTGTGTGCTGGGCTTGCGGCCCTGCTTCTGTGGGGGGGCGGAGGCGCGTGGGCCACGGGCTCGGCGTGGGCGCAGGGGACAGACCGCGTAGCGGGGACGGTCCTTGCACAGTTTGAAGAGGCACGGGCGCTCGCCGTCGATCCGCGGGAGCGCCTCTACGTCGCGGACGCGGGGCGTAGCGTGGTGGGCATTTTTGAGGCCGATGGCACCCGCCGGGCTGTGCTGGGCGGGGCGGGCACACGACCGGGCACGTTCGACACGCCCTCGGCCATCGATCCGACGAACGGGCAGGTTCTCCTCGTGGCCGACACCTACAACGGGCGCGTCCAGCGGTTGTCGACGGAGGGGCAGTATCTCGAGTCGCTGCCCGTCGGGCAGACCGGGCGGCGGGCGGCCGGGGAGTGGGCCTTTCAGGACGGAGGAGGAGGGGCCTCGGTCCAGGGCGATGGACGGCCAATCGGGGTGGCGCGGGACGATGAGGGGGCCGTGTTCGTGCTCGATTCACGCAACCGCCAAGTCTGGAAGTGGAGTGACGTAGGGCAGGCGCAGGCCGTCGTGTCTGGGCGAGGAGGGCGGCTGCAGGATCCGGTTGCGTTGGCCCTGGGGCCGGACCGCCGCCTGTACGTGGCCGACGCCGGTCGCGAGGCGGTGCTTATCTACGATGCCGTCGGCACATTTCGCCGTCGCGTGCCCGGACTCGCCCCGGCCGCCGTGCAGGCCCTCGCCGTCCATCGCGGCCGGCTGTGGGTTGTGTGTCCGCGCCGTGTCCTCGTGTGGGACCGGGCGGTGGGCGTCGTCGCGGAGCACACGGTCGACCTCGGCGAGCCGCTCGTCGACGTGGCCGTGTACCAGGACCGCGCGTACCTGCTTACCGAAACGCGGCTGCTTCGGCGCCCGGCCTGGTAG
- the purD gene encoding phosphoribosylamine--glycine ligase, with protein MRILVVGSGGREHALVKALAQSDQVSALFAAPGNPGTAQKATNVGLEATDLDGLVDFAETEAIDLTLVGPERPLVAGIVNRFEAAGLPIVGPTKTAAQLEGSKAFADQFMARHDVPTASFRVFDAEEADDAAAYLDDVGAPVVVKADGLAGGKGAFVCSTLDEAHDALGQIVNQRAFGAAGDQVVIEEKMEGEEVSVLALTDGAHYVLLPPSQDHKPIGEGGTGPNTGGMGAFAPAPIVDGALLSRICREIIEPTLQGMQEEGTPYRGVLYCGLMITEEGPKVVEYNCRLGDPEAQVVLPLVESDLAALFRNLADGDLQGGNLRTTPGAAACVVLASDGYPTDYETGFEIAGVGDAEALEDVSVIHAGTRLTPEGTLVTGGGRVLGVTATGRDLPAALDRAYDGVDRVEFEGKTYRRDIGEKGLAHLNAS; from the coding sequence ATGCGAATCCTCGTAGTCGGAAGTGGAGGACGAGAGCACGCGCTCGTGAAGGCCCTGGCCCAGAGCGATCAGGTGTCCGCCCTGTTCGCCGCGCCCGGCAACCCCGGCACGGCCCAGAAGGCCACAAACGTGGGCCTGGAGGCGACCGACCTGGACGGGCTGGTCGACTTTGCGGAGACGGAGGCCATCGACCTCACCCTGGTGGGGCCCGAGCGGCCGCTCGTGGCGGGCATCGTCAACCGATTCGAGGCGGCCGGGCTGCCCATCGTGGGGCCCACGAAGACGGCTGCGCAGCTGGAAGGCAGCAAGGCCTTCGCCGATCAATTCATGGCGCGCCACGACGTGCCAACGGCATCGTTCCGGGTGTTCGACGCGGAAGAGGCCGACGACGCGGCGGCTTACCTCGATGACGTGGGGGCCCCGGTCGTGGTGAAGGCGGATGGCCTGGCGGGGGGGAAGGGCGCCTTCGTGTGCTCCACCCTGGACGAGGCCCACGACGCGCTGGGCCAGATCGTAAACCAGCGGGCCTTCGGGGCGGCGGGGGATCAGGTCGTGATCGAGGAAAAGATGGAGGGGGAGGAGGTGAGCGTCCTGGCCCTCACCGACGGGGCGCACTACGTTCTTCTCCCGCCGTCCCAGGACCACAAGCCCATCGGGGAGGGTGGCACCGGCCCGAATACAGGGGGCATGGGCGCGTTTGCCCCGGCCCCGATCGTGGACGGAGCGCTGCTCTCACGCATCTGCCGCGAGATCATCGAGCCGACCCTTCAGGGCATGCAGGAGGAGGGCACGCCGTACCGCGGGGTGCTCTACTGCGGCCTCATGATCACGGAGGAGGGGCCGAAGGTGGTCGAGTACAACTGCCGCCTCGGCGATCCCGAGGCCCAGGTCGTGCTTCCGCTCGTGGAGTCAGACTTAGCCGCGCTCTTCCGGAACCTCGCGGACGGCGACCTGCAGGGTGGCAACCTCCGGACCACGCCCGGAGCGGCGGCCTGCGTCGTGCTCGCCTCGGACGGATACCCGACCGACTACGAGACGGGATTTGAGATTGCCGGGGTTGGGGACGCGGAGGCCCTGGAGGACGTGTCGGTCATCCACGCCGGCACCCGGCTCACGCCGGAGGGGACGCTCGTGACCGGCGGGGGACGCGTGCTCGGCGTCACCGCCACCGGACGAGACCTGCCGGCGGCCCTCGACCGGGCGTACGACGGCGTCGACCGCGTCGAGTTTGAAGGCAAGACCTACCGCCGCGATATTGGCGAGAAAGGACTGGCTCACCTGAATGCATCATAG
- the murA gene encoding UDP-N-acetylglucosamine 1-carboxyvinyltransferase, whose product MDKLVVRGESSLQGPLTVSGSKNTALPLMAATLLAKGPSTITNVPDLRDVRTFSKVIRHGGPAVAFDADAHTLSVDATTIETPVAPYELVKKMRASFYMLGALLGRCGTAKVSLPGGCAWGPRPVDLHIEGMKQFGADIELDEGYVHASTPNGGLAGGTFRLEPVSVGATINLLLAAVTAQGGSKIENAAKEPDVVAFGRALQEMGAQIDGLGTRTIEVQGVDALNAGTFRNTPDRIELGTFILMAATAAEPGRPVDIHEGTHEHLGPVFKEKLAETGVDVSYGTEAVTVTRPETLRPVSVETSPFPGFATDLQAQWTVLLSRTDGTATVTDTIYDDRFKHVPELQRLGMEIEVDGNTATIHGGAPLKGAKVMSTDLRAGVSLVMAGMLAEGRTDVLRVYHLDRGYEDLEDKLRGAGVSIHREAYDEFAEPDQAPAQDG is encoded by the coding sequence ATGGATAAACTCGTCGTCCGCGGAGAGTCGTCGCTCCAAGGCCCCCTTACCGTGAGCGGATCGAAAAACACGGCCCTTCCGCTCATGGCCGCCACCCTTCTGGCGAAAGGCCCCTCGACCATCACCAACGTACCGGACCTGCGGGACGTGCGCACCTTTTCGAAGGTCATTCGGCACGGGGGGCCGGCGGTCGCCTTCGATGCCGACGCCCACACCCTCTCGGTGGACGCGACCACCATTGAGACGCCGGTGGCGCCCTACGAACTGGTCAAGAAGATGCGGGCCTCCTTCTACATGCTCGGCGCGCTCCTGGGGCGCTGCGGGACGGCCAAGGTGTCCCTCCCCGGAGGCTGCGCGTGGGGGCCCCGACCGGTCGATCTGCACATTGAGGGCATGAAGCAGTTCGGGGCCGACATTGAGTTGGACGAGGGCTACGTGCACGCCTCCACCCCGAATGGCGGGCTCGCGGGCGGCACCTTCCGGCTGGAGCCCGTGAGCGTGGGGGCCACCATCAACCTTCTGCTCGCCGCCGTGACGGCCCAGGGCGGCTCCAAGATCGAGAACGCGGCCAAGGAGCCGGACGTGGTGGCCTTCGGGCGCGCCCTGCAGGAGATGGGGGCTCAGATCGACGGCCTCGGCACCCGGACGATCGAGGTGCAGGGCGTCGACGCGCTCAACGCGGGCACCTTCCGCAACACGCCCGACCGCATCGAGCTGGGCACCTTCATCCTCATGGCCGCGACCGCCGCCGAGCCCGGCCGCCCCGTCGACATCCACGAGGGCACCCACGAGCACCTGGGCCCGGTCTTCAAGGAAAAGCTGGCCGAAACGGGGGTCGACGTGTCCTACGGCACCGAAGCCGTCACCGTCACGCGCCCCGAGACGCTCCGTCCGGTTTCCGTCGAGACGTCCCCCTTCCCCGGCTTCGCGACCGACCTGCAGGCACAGTGGACCGTCTTGCTCAGCCGCACCGACGGCACGGCCACAGTGACGGACACGATCTACGACGACCGGTTCAAGCACGTCCCGGAGCTGCAGCGCCTCGGCATGGAGATCGAGGTGGACGGAAACACGGCGACAATCCATGGGGGCGCGCCGCTGAAGGGGGCCAAGGTCATGAGCACGGACCTGCGGGCCGGCGTTTCCCTCGTGATGGCCGGCATGCTCGCCGAGGGCCGCACGGACGTTCTCCGCGTCTACCACCTCGACCGCGGGTACGAAGACCTCGAAGACAAGCTCCGCGGCGCCGGAGTCTCCATCCACCGCGAGGCGTACGACGAGTTTGCTGAGCCGGACCAGGCCCCCGCTCAGGACGGGTAA